A region of Euzebya tangerina DNA encodes the following proteins:
- a CDS encoding GTPase, producing MTVVGPEAIDHEEDLAPRLVALAKAAHLSREVADHPQSESILAELERIREVVTEPHGTLTVALVGPSGSGRSSLVNALLGRRVAATGLVRPTTTRPVAYSVGRAAAVAAAAMSGVADVQVTAVDMSEIGATGAPVAEFPLAEFPLAEFPLAEFPLAEFPVAESPGAESPVTEVSGTQAPVTAGQMIDARADVALEGVVLVDLPGSGLAEGPTVGTSGRLGDASTARDGLDRLADVLDLAVWVVDPETYADRDLLELGLLPLLRSPLDVAVVVTRADTITAAEGTELSSHLRQIIGRLLGRSGGGSVGSERWAGSERSAGSERSAGSERSAGSERSARSAGSERSGGSERSIRPDPGAAATDGLPNPLLVSAVSGKGVDDLRRLLAGRRVRSAGRIPGVRFQLVNAARQLRPGPLPGLERAEDGTQARELLPTEPVHQLIGEELAVSARAAAVGDARAAELHRATAWPPLRWTGQVSEPAVAPDEVPIPRVPASHAGRVDLADQAASGDGPGSSASRRGGPTGAVVAALATYAEALVSGDERAGALVEDSSDEDPADPWAVALIRQVEAGAPRIAPAVDRVERKRRVSAEIVPSWARSVWVMQGLLLAGFVVAVVLVGWALVPGSGAITIGGSGWVPPSLATGGALAAVCLLSGVVLHIIGRGVAIQAGRQQGLMTKEALLRAVATESDRVLDTAIAEVMGPRRRVRLLLDQVTPSPT from the coding sequence GTGACGGTCGTCGGGCCCGAGGCGATCGACCATGAGGAGGACCTGGCTCCACGCCTCGTCGCGCTGGCCAAGGCTGCGCACCTCTCGCGGGAGGTGGCGGATCATCCCCAGAGCGAGTCGATACTGGCTGAGCTCGAGCGCATACGGGAGGTGGTCACCGAGCCGCACGGAACCCTCACCGTGGCGTTGGTCGGTCCGTCGGGAAGCGGCAGGTCCAGCCTGGTCAACGCGCTGCTCGGCAGGAGGGTTGCGGCAACCGGTCTGGTCAGGCCAACCACGACACGCCCGGTCGCCTACTCGGTCGGCCGCGCTGCCGCCGTCGCGGCGGCGGCCATGTCCGGTGTGGCCGACGTCCAGGTGACCGCGGTTGACATGTCCGAGATCGGGGCGACCGGTGCTCCTGTGGCAGAGTTTCCGCTGGCAGAGTTTCCGCTGGCAGAGTTTCCGCTGGCAGAGTTTCCGCTGGCAGAGTTTCCGGTGGCAGAGTCTCCGGGGGCAGAGTCTCCGGTGACCGAGGTTTCGGGCACCCAGGCTCCGGTGACCGCCGGACAGATGATCGACGCTCGAGCCGACGTGGCGCTTGAGGGGGTGGTCCTGGTTGATCTGCCGGGCAGCGGGCTTGCGGAGGGGCCGACGGTGGGGACGTCCGGTCGGCTTGGGGATGCGTCCACCGCTCGGGATGGCTTGGACCGTCTGGCCGACGTCCTCGACCTCGCTGTGTGGGTGGTCGACCCGGAGACGTACGCCGATCGTGACCTGCTCGAGCTCGGCCTCCTACCGCTCCTGCGATCACCGCTCGATGTGGCGGTGGTGGTGACGAGGGCCGACACGATCACGGCGGCGGAGGGGACGGAGCTGTCGAGCCACCTGCGGCAGATCATCGGCCGTCTGCTGGGGCGGAGCGGTGGTGGCTCCGTTGGGTCGGAGCGGTGGGCGGGGTCTGAGCGGTCAGCGGGGTCAGAGCGGTCAGCGGGGTCGGAGCGGTCGGCGGGGTCAGAGCGGTCGGCGAGGTCGGCGGGGTCGGAGCGGTCGGGCGGATCGGAGCGGTCGATCCGGCCCGACCCTGGGGCTGCTGCGACCGACGGTCTGCCGAACCCGTTGCTGGTCTCTGCCGTCTCCGGAAAGGGGGTGGATGACCTTCGACGGCTGCTGGCTGGGCGTCGTGTGCGGTCGGCTGGCCGGATCCCTGGCGTGCGATTTCAACTGGTCAACGCGGCGCGGCAGCTAAGGCCGGGGCCCTTGCCCGGTCTGGAGCGGGCCGAGGATGGAACCCAGGCCCGCGAGCTGCTTCCCACCGAGCCAGTCCACCAACTGATCGGTGAGGAGTTGGCTGTGAGTGCTCGGGCGGCAGCAGTGGGCGACGCGCGTGCGGCGGAACTTCATCGGGCGACGGCCTGGCCGCCGTTGCGCTGGACGGGGCAGGTCTCCGAGCCGGCTGTTGCGCCGGATGAGGTACCGATTCCTAGGGTCCCGGCCTCTCACGCGGGTCGAGTCGACCTAGCGGATCAGGCCGCCTCGGGTGACGGGCCCGGCTCGTCGGCGTCACGGCGAGGTGGTCCAACTGGTGCCGTCGTGGCTGCGCTGGCGACCTACGCCGAGGCGCTGGTCAGCGGGGATGAGCGGGCGGGGGCCTTGGTGGAGGACTCCTCCGACGAGGACCCTGCCGATCCCTGGGCTGTCGCCCTGATCCGCCAGGTCGAGGCTGGGGCACCCCGGATCGCTCCGGCCGTGGACCGCGTGGAGCGGAAGAGGCGGGTATCGGCGGAGATAGTGCCCAGCTGGGCGCGGTCGGTGTGGGTGATGCAGGGTCTGCTGCTGGCGGGGTTCGTGGTCGCTGTTGTGCTGGTCGGGTGGGCCTTGGTGCCCGGCTCGGGTGCAATCACCATAGGCGGTAGCGGGTGGGTGCCGCCCTCCCTCGCGACGGGTGGTGCGCTGGCTGCTGTCTGTCTGTTGTCCGGTGTTGTGCTCCACATCATCGGCCGAGGTGTGGCGATCCAGGCCGGCCGACAGCAGGGGCTGATGACCAAGGAGGCACTCTTGCGCGCAGTGGCGACTGAGAGTGATCGCGTGCTGGACACGGCGATCGCCGAGGTGATGGGGCCGCGGCGTCGGGTTCGGTTGCTGTTGGACCAGGTGACCCCCTCGCCGACGTAG
- a CDS encoding DUF4012 domain-containing protein, whose product MEQSPRNSGEIDQDDGAWPWDTPEDGDLEQRLDALRARLPGKPLGQDDEPNPAVEAWLQRGWGRRTESDDDPDSSSTDQPPDHATGDLDLLPVDEPDVPTLRATAHPESHAADGPASDQDPTTTEDQWGAQTWHHTRMEPAPDHVFPVDAAVPVDAAVPVDDAAPANADPEESTGNTIPADPDPAQEKTDPPSYGEADSDRSPMVATAANSKVVADVEGEEEGPTAPPLPRADQDEPASTPDPPNAAPPTHQVVATGDTTAREHDGPPDHVDELTQTRNLPPTHDAHHSPERRAPEPRAPDLNPPDGAGLSAHASSRSPEQGEATSHRTPTEAEPPAGEVILPTSANNPDTGTATFPAEPPEPDNATNLSAPDEDDAGDAIDPTTPDTFDIVEAAHTAEPPQPDADEANDHTTPVEPDTEDPKRPSTPTDPGRAPNNATLPTTPNHFDIADAALTAEPQQPDADEAIGHTTAVQPHTEDTPLPSTPTNPGRGPTNANFPTTPNDFDIAEAAPTAEPQQPDADEAIGHTTPVEPDTEDPKRPSTPTNLGPAPTKATLPSTPDDFDVGDPPSPATPTSDKAQDRPAGSAPASPTTTGPQAAIPTTVGELIGRPTRSTGPRPDGPPRPADPTRPDDLSSAAGPSQPENPTASAFRPRERDRITSRHTTSPHLTSPGKTRDSKTSRYTTSPSTTSRRTTSPPKAHRPSGTTPDHNHDHNSHEPEATPTPTPEQLKRRRLTRTLAAAALTVVLATVGLAALAAFSARDDLTIARQGASQAVTALSRGDLPATRQAVDDARAATDRAQSSLDNRALTVLGAVPLAGNAVDTVRAVGNAVDDVVTIADDLVAALEDLPEGLESLRPADGRIPVDTIAAIAPTLDGAADIAGQAHADVQASPTTALPELVQDARTEALALLRDLDAELSTAATLAQTLPAFLGADGPREYFVAAQNPAEIRGAGGFLGVWSTLRVDDGVIELQEFTEIRQLTDLDVAEIDPPTEDFATRYDQFGGAGFWRNINMSPDVPVVAEAIVNLFEATEGRRLDGVLFVDPHVLGEAMDLTGPVEVPDFGQVTADDVVQTVVIDAYRVLQDTVGSDARRDVLGDVAAPVIDQLLTGSASGNTRAVLEVFAASATNRHLFLYSEDEAEQAAFVEAGLAGQLPQPDGDFLMVTLNNAAANKIDTFIDSRLTYEVALQADGAAEALLTTTLENNAFARAEPEYIIGPNVDYLNAGDSLLYVSTYCAQSCQMAEFDQPHVLQSEAGHPVNSRPERLRSGAIEEVEMRWTVADAWTPDGSRGTYTFTYRPQPLFIPTSLDMTVLLPPDVEVTAVSNPAFQLSEDGASLRFRGDPRHTVRVEITFQPM is encoded by the coding sequence GTGGAGCAGTCCCCCCGCAACTCCGGCGAGATCGACCAGGACGATGGCGCCTGGCCGTGGGATACGCCCGAAGACGGCGATCTGGAGCAACGGCTGGACGCGCTCCGAGCGCGCCTACCAGGCAAACCCCTGGGCCAGGACGACGAGCCCAACCCGGCGGTGGAGGCCTGGCTGCAGCGCGGATGGGGACGCCGGACGGAGTCTGACGACGACCCGGACTCATCTTCCACGGACCAGCCGCCGGACCACGCCACTGGCGACCTCGACCTCCTCCCCGTCGATGAGCCCGATGTGCCGACACTGCGCGCGACCGCACACCCCGAATCACACGCTGCGGACGGCCCGGCCAGCGATCAGGACCCAACGACCACCGAGGACCAGTGGGGCGCGCAGACCTGGCACCACACCCGGATGGAGCCCGCACCCGACCACGTCTTCCCAGTCGATGCCGCCGTCCCGGTCGATGCCGCTGTCCCCGTTGATGACGCCGCTCCTGCCAACGCTGACCCAGAGGAGTCCACCGGCAACACGATCCCGGCTGACCCCGATCCTGCTCAGGAAAAGACCGACCCGCCCTCGTATGGCGAGGCTGACAGCGACCGCTCCCCGATGGTCGCCACCGCCGCCAACAGCAAAGTGGTCGCGGACGTGGAGGGTGAGGAGGAGGGCCCCACGGCTCCGCCGCTGCCGCGAGCGGACCAGGACGAGCCGGCGTCAACGCCCGATCCGCCAAACGCAGCACCCCCGACCCATCAGGTCGTGGCAACCGGCGACACCACCGCTCGCGAGCACGACGGACCACCCGACCACGTGGACGAGCTCACGCAGACGCGCAACCTGCCGCCGACCCACGACGCCCACCACTCACCCGAACGACGCGCACCCGAACCACGCGCACCCGACCTGAACCCACCCGACGGCGCTGGTCTGAGCGCCCACGCGTCATCCCGGTCCCCCGAGCAGGGCGAGGCAACCTCCCACCGGACGCCCACCGAAGCCGAACCTCCCGCCGGCGAGGTAATCCTCCCCACCAGTGCGAACAACCCCGACACCGGCACGGCAACCTTCCCCGCGGAGCCGCCGGAACCCGACAACGCCACCAACCTCAGCGCGCCGGACGAGGACGACGCCGGCGACGCCATTGACCCCACCACGCCCGACACCTTCGACATCGTCGAGGCAGCCCACACTGCAGAGCCCCCACAGCCTGACGCCGACGAGGCCAACGACCACACCACGCCCGTCGAACCCGACACCGAGGACCCCAAGCGTCCAAGCACACCCACCGACCCCGGCCGGGCCCCCAACAACGCAACTCTCCCCACCACGCCCAACCACTTCGACATCGCCGACGCAGCCCTCACGGCGGAGCCCCAGCAGCCTGACGCCGACGAGGCGATCGGCCACACGACGGCCGTCCAACCCCACACCGAGGACACCCCGCTCCCGAGCACACCCACCAACCCTGGCCGGGGCCCGACCAACGCAAATTTCCCCACCACGCCTAACGACTTCGACATCGCCGAGGCAGCCCCCACTGCAGAGCCCCAGCAGCCTGACGCCGACGAGGCCATCGGCCACACCACGCCCGTCGAACCCGACACCGAGGACCCCAAGCGTCCAAGCACACCCACCAACCTCGGCCCCGCCCCCACCAAGGCAACTCTCCCCAGCACGCCCGACGATTTCGACGTCGGCGACCCACCCTCGCCAGCCACTCCGACGAGCGACAAAGCGCAGGACAGACCCGCGGGCTCGGCCCCAGCCTCGCCCACGACCACCGGACCCCAGGCCGCCATCCCCACCACCGTTGGTGAGCTGATCGGCCGCCCCACCCGCTCGACCGGGCCCCGCCCCGACGGGCCCCCGAGGCCCGCCGACCCCACCAGACCCGACGACCTGAGCAGCGCTGCCGGTCCATCACAACCCGAGAACCCCACTGCCTCCGCATTCCGCCCAAGAGAACGAGACCGCATCACCAGCCGACACACAACCAGCCCACACTTAACCAGCCCGGGCAAGACCCGCGACAGCAAGACCAGCCGCTACACAACCAGCCCAAGCACGACCAGCCGCCGCACAACCAGCCCACCCAAGGCCCACAGACCGTCCGGCACCACCCCCGACCACAACCACGACCACAACAGCCACGAACCAGAAGCCACCCCGACCCCCACCCCTGAGCAGCTCAAGCGCCGCCGCCTCACCCGAACCCTGGCCGCCGCCGCCCTCACCGTTGTCCTCGCCACTGTCGGACTGGCCGCTCTGGCCGCCTTCTCCGCCCGAGACGACCTCACCATCGCCCGCCAGGGAGCCAGCCAGGCCGTCACCGCCCTCTCCCGCGGCGACCTGCCCGCCACCCGCCAGGCCGTCGACGACGCCCGTGCCGCCACCGACCGCGCCCAGAGCAGCCTAGACAACCGTGCCCTGACCGTCCTCGGCGCCGTCCCCCTTGCCGGCAACGCCGTCGACACCGTCCGTGCGGTCGGCAACGCCGTCGACGATGTGGTCACCATCGCCGACGACCTGGTCGCGGCGCTCGAGGATCTCCCTGAGGGCCTCGAGTCCCTCCGACCAGCCGACGGCCGGATCCCAGTCGACACCATCGCCGCCATCGCACCCACCCTCGACGGTGCCGCCGACATCGCCGGACAGGCCCACGCCGACGTCCAGGCCTCCCCGACCACCGCCCTCCCCGAGCTGGTCCAAGACGCACGAACCGAGGCCCTCGCCCTCCTCCGCGACCTCGACGCCGAACTCTCGACCGCCGCGACGCTCGCACAGACCCTCCCCGCCTTCCTGGGTGCCGACGGCCCTCGCGAGTACTTCGTCGCTGCCCAGAACCCCGCCGAGATCCGCGGCGCCGGAGGATTCCTGGGCGTCTGGTCCACCCTCCGCGTGGACGACGGGGTCATCGAACTCCAGGAGTTCACCGAGATCCGCCAGCTCACGGACCTCGACGTGGCCGAGATCGACCCGCCCACCGAGGACTTCGCCACCCGCTACGACCAGTTCGGCGGCGCCGGCTTCTGGCGCAACATCAACATGAGCCCGGACGTGCCCGTCGTCGCCGAGGCGATCGTCAACCTGTTCGAGGCCACCGAGGGCCGCCGGCTGGACGGTGTCCTGTTCGTCGATCCGCACGTCTTGGGTGAGGCGATGGACCTCACCGGCCCTGTCGAGGTCCCCGACTTCGGCCAGGTCACCGCCGACGATGTGGTCCAGACCGTCGTCATCGACGCCTACCGGGTCCTGCAGGACACCGTTGGATCGGACGCCCGCCGGGACGTCCTCGGCGACGTCGCCGCCCCGGTCATCGACCAACTGCTCACCGGCAGCGCCTCCGGCAACACGCGCGCGGTCCTCGAGGTCTTCGCCGCCTCGGCCACCAACCGCCACCTCTTCCTCTACTCCGAGGACGAGGCCGAGCAGGCCGCCTTCGTCGAGGCCGGGCTGGCCGGGCAGCTCCCCCAGCCGGACGGCGACTTCCTCATGGTCACCCTGAACAACGCCGCCGCCAACAAGATCGACACCTTCATCGACAGCCGCCTGACCTATGAGGTCGCCCTCCAGGCCGACGGCGCCGCCGAGGCCCTGCTCACCACGACCCTGGAGAACAACGCCTTCGCCCGCGCCGAGCCGGAGTACATCATCGGGCCCAACGTCGACTACCTGAACGCGGGCGACAGCTTGCTGTACGTCTCCACCTACTGCGCCCAGAGCTGCCAGATGGCCGAGTTCGACCAGCCGCACGTCCTCCAGTCCGAGGCCGGCCACCCGGTCAACAGCCGTCCCGAGCGCCTGCGCAGTGGTGCGATCGAGGAGGTGGAGATGCGCTGGACCGTCGCCGATGCCTGGACCCCCGACGGCTCTCGGGGCACCTACACGTTCACCTACCGCCCCCAGCCGCTGTTCATCCCGACCAGCCTCGACATGACCGTCCTCCTCCCACCCGACGTGGAGGTCACGGCGGTCTCCAACCCCGCATTCCAGCTCTCGGAGGATGGCGCGTCCCTCCGGTTCCGCGGCGACCCTCGCCACACGGTGAGAGTCGAGATCACCTTCCAGCCGATGTGA
- a CDS encoding TA system VapC family ribonuclease toxin, translating into MIVLDVNVLIYAHNREAPHHEADKRWLEEAIVSSRPVGLPLVTSLGFLRIVTNPRAMEQPLSVATATQLLSAIRHAPAVDEIGPASGHWDRVEKTAQEAQMSGAEMTDVHLAVLTLERGAALATHDRGFRRIPELDILEPG; encoded by the coding sequence GTGATCGTCCTCGACGTCAACGTCCTCATCTACGCACACAACCGGGAGGCCCCACACCACGAGGCTGACAAGCGTTGGCTGGAGGAGGCCATCGTGTCGTCACGGCCCGTGGGACTTCCGCTCGTGACGTCACTCGGGTTCCTCCGCATCGTGACCAATCCACGTGCCATGGAGCAGCCGCTGAGCGTTGCCACGGCTACGCAGCTGCTGAGTGCGATCCGGCACGCTCCCGCGGTGGATGAGATCGGTCCGGCGAGCGGTCACTGGGACCGAGTCGAGAAGACGGCCCAGGAGGCCCAGATGTCAGGCGCGGAGATGACCGACGTCCATCTCGCGGTGTTGACTCTCGAGCGCGGCGCGGCGCTGGCCACACATGATCGCGGATTCCGGCGGATCCCTGAGCTGGACATCCTCGAGCCGGGCTGA
- a CDS encoding HNH endonuclease signature motif containing protein: MTQRALSGRQVHDLVADLRRQLRHLEPSLVADDDVTPVVEQLAAGKKLLEGALTLMARRVEEVGRESGRSQNEVAGVLAKVTGRSRAAAKRQLKDSERLANQPDVANAVRDGQLSDEQTSAVSQAAEVDPSAAGDLLDAARSQSLGDLQSTCRERARRADPNPDQTRRRHYLRRSFRSSSHIDGEWQAFMSAPADIGARIEAALRRDHDRIFKSAYRAGRREDDAAYRLDALLAVTERGAACAGDSAGSGHVRAGPRAVASPPETTPAQRSTPARPSTPAGELTTARQSTPSQESTPARSSTPAEHSAPARTCTPAQESAPGQRSAPAGESTAARRSSSGPDVTSAQEATSAHETAPEPEPASIPGATAPDQRASPDQMSAGVRRPADEGGPPRSAPGSQAEEQVPQDPGRAPHGGCTPARRSARQAKVIVRVDASALRRGWATADEVCEIAGIGRVSLSAVKQQIPEAHVAYVIQDAEDVAVAHLGRQVTARQRTAMEARGYQCEVPHCTSDHLLEIDHVTGWAINRTTQLDDLAWLCSFHHSQKTDRGYHLRGSPGARRWVDQAGQPIVGAARSADPTRHASRAGPMPLPI, from the coding sequence ATGACGCAGAGGGCGCTGAGCGGGAGGCAGGTCCACGACCTGGTGGCCGATCTGCGGCGTCAGCTCCGCCACCTGGAGCCCAGCCTCGTCGCCGACGACGACGTCACGCCAGTGGTGGAGCAGTTGGCCGCTGGCAAGAAGTTGCTGGAGGGTGCGCTCACGCTGATGGCGCGTCGCGTCGAAGAGGTCGGGCGCGAGTCCGGCCGATCCCAGAACGAGGTTGCGGGAGTCCTTGCCAAGGTCACCGGTCGCTCGAGGGCGGCCGCCAAGCGGCAGTTGAAGGACTCCGAACGGCTTGCCAACCAACCGGATGTGGCCAACGCGGTCCGGGATGGCCAGTTGTCCGACGAGCAGACGAGTGCGGTCTCGCAGGCCGCAGAAGTCGACCCGAGCGCAGCGGGGGACCTCCTCGATGCTGCCCGCTCTCAATCGCTTGGCGACCTGCAGAGCACCTGTCGGGAGCGGGCGCGCCGCGCCGACCCCAATCCGGATCAGACTCGGCGACGTCACTACCTGCGACGGTCGTTCCGGTCTAGCTCGCACATCGACGGCGAGTGGCAGGCGTTCATGAGCGCGCCAGCGGACATCGGCGCCCGGATCGAGGCAGCCCTGCGTCGCGACCACGACCGGATCTTCAAGAGCGCGTACAGGGCCGGCCGGCGGGAAGATGACGCTGCCTACCGGTTGGATGCCCTCCTCGCGGTTACCGAACGCGGTGCCGCGTGTGCGGGTGACTCCGCCGGCTCTGGCCATGTTCGCGCCGGCCCACGTGCAGTGGCCTCGCCACCAGAGACGACGCCCGCACAACGGTCCACGCCGGCACGGCCGTCCACGCCCGCAGGAGAGTTGACGACCGCCAGACAGTCCACGCCTTCACAAGAGTCCACGCCAGCACGATCGTCCACGCCGGCAGAACACTCCGCGCCAGCACGAACGTGCACACCTGCGCAGGAGTCCGCGCCAGGACAACGGTCCGCGCCTGCAGGAGAGTCGACGGCCGCACGAAGGTCGTCGTCCGGTCCGGACGTGACCTCAGCTCAGGAAGCCACCTCGGCGCACGAGACGGCACCTGAACCAGAGCCGGCATCCATACCAGGAGCGACGGCACCTGACCAGAGAGCTTCACCGGACCAGATGTCTGCGGGTGTCCGTCGACCCGCGGATGAAGGCGGCCCTCCGAGGAGTGCGCCCGGCTCCCAAGCGGAGGAGCAGGTTCCGCAGGATCCAGGGCGAGCACCTCATGGCGGCTGCACCCCCGCCCGACGATCTGCTCGGCAGGCCAAGGTCATCGTCCGGGTGGACGCCTCGGCACTCCGACGTGGCTGGGCCACCGCCGACGAGGTCTGCGAGATCGCCGGCATCGGCCGGGTGTCCCTGTCCGCTGTGAAGCAGCAGATCCCGGAAGCGCATGTGGCCTACGTCATCCAGGACGCGGAGGATGTCGCCGTGGCCCACCTCGGTCGGCAGGTGACTGCCCGCCAGCGCACCGCCATGGAAGCTCGGGGCTACCAGTGCGAAGTGCCACACTGCACGAGCGACCACCTCCTTGAGATCGACCACGTCACCGGCTGGGCCATCAACCGAACCACCCAGCTCGACGACCTGGCGTGGCTGTGCAGCTTCCATCACTCCCAGAAGACCGACCGCGGCTACCACCTTCGCGGCAGTCCGGGAGCGCGGCGATGGGTGGACCAGGCGGGCCAACCCATCGTCGGCGCTGCCCGTTCGGCTGACCCGACACGACACGCCTCCCGAGCTGGTCCGATGCCCCTCCCGATCTGA
- a CDS encoding nucleoside-diphosphate sugar epimerase/dehydratase has translation MGTALNGQTTRNTASTVARRSVRRALDIGLLLAAIVVAYLVRFDWMIPERSFRQLLLVAPFVVGLQYGLLSAYRVTKSSWRYVTINDLGLLIRALYIAAALIAVARLLGAPQEYDGLLGALTTIPLGVTAINFMTAIIALGGARAVRRSMSEGRQRREVHPGRRAEDTPDRTLLIGAGEGGVAVARQIRMRPDLGIHAVGFIDDDRNKVGQRIHGLPVLGGVADLPGLIEAHQPKNLLITIHDVTGEMVRRLDAIASEYGVSVRKVSGLMDVVAGRMALRPRPIQLEDLLRREAVSTDREGLAAHVTGQTVLVTGAGGSIGSELCRQLLTLQPAKLILVEQAENALYEIHRELYAPAGDTELVAAIGDVTDQSRIESVIARHRPTFVFHAAAHKHVPMMEANPAEAFKNNVLGTRTLVRTCSRLGVDRFVLISTDKAVNPTSIMGATKRVAERVVVAHAAAHGLAYSAVRFGNVLGSNGSVVPLFRQQIEQGGPVTVTHPDMRRYFMTIPEAVELVLQASIMGEGGDIFVLDMGEQIKIVDMARDLIRLSGKRVGEDIEIQFVGLRPGEKMFEELGLGSEQMTPTGHSKVFRWTGEAAEVRPEVLDGAIDTFDLGRVREGLPALVPEFVTDDGPRSEDTGTDGEHTSSGPTVTVSLPREPSGRR, from the coding sequence ACGGACAGACCACTCGGAACACGGCCAGCACCGTGGCCCGGCGGTCTGTCCGTCGTGCGCTCGACATCGGACTGCTGCTGGCCGCGATCGTCGTGGCGTACCTGGTGCGCTTCGACTGGATGATCCCCGAGCGGTCCTTCCGCCAGCTGCTGTTGGTCGCCCCGTTCGTCGTCGGGCTGCAGTACGGGCTGCTGTCGGCCTACCGCGTCACCAAGTCGAGTTGGCGCTACGTCACCATCAACGATCTGGGCCTGCTGATCCGGGCGCTGTACATCGCGGCCGCCCTGATCGCCGTCGCCCGGCTGCTCGGTGCCCCGCAGGAGTACGACGGGCTCCTCGGCGCGCTCACGACGATCCCGCTGGGCGTCACCGCGATCAACTTCATGACCGCGATCATCGCCCTCGGAGGGGCCCGGGCCGTGCGCCGGTCGATGAGCGAGGGACGGCAGCGACGCGAGGTCCACCCCGGCCGCCGGGCCGAGGACACCCCCGACCGGACGTTGCTGATCGGCGCGGGCGAGGGTGGCGTCGCCGTGGCCCGACAGATCCGCATGCGGCCCGACCTCGGCATCCACGCCGTCGGCTTCATCGACGACGATCGGAACAAGGTCGGCCAGCGCATCCATGGGCTGCCGGTCCTCGGAGGGGTCGCCGACCTGCCCGGGCTGATCGAGGCGCACCAGCCGAAGAACCTGCTGATCACCATCCACGACGTGACCGGCGAGATGGTCCGGCGGCTGGACGCCATCGCCAGCGAGTACGGCGTGTCGGTCCGCAAGGTCTCGGGCCTGATGGACGTGGTGGCGGGGCGGATGGCACTCCGGCCCCGCCCGATCCAACTGGAGGACCTGCTGCGGCGCGAGGCCGTCTCCACCGACCGCGAAGGCCTGGCTGCCCATGTGACCGGCCAGACCGTCCTGGTCACCGGCGCGGGTGGGAGCATCGGCAGTGAGCTGTGCCGGCAGCTCCTCACCCTGCAGCCCGCCAAGCTGATCCTGGTCGAGCAGGCCGAGAACGCCCTGTACGAGATCCACCGAGAGCTCTATGCCCCCGCCGGCGACACCGAGTTGGTTGCCGCCATCGGTGATGTGACCGACCAGTCCCGCATCGAGTCGGTGATCGCCAGGCACCGGCCGACCTTCGTGTTCCACGCCGCTGCGCATAAGCACGTGCCGATGATGGAGGCCAACCCGGCGGAGGCGTTCAAGAACAACGTGCTCGGGACGCGGACCCTGGTGCGCACGTGCAGCCGCCTGGGGGTCGACCGGTTCGTCTTGATCTCCACCGACAAGGCCGTCAACCCCACCTCGATCATGGGGGCGACCAAGCGGGTGGCCGAACGGGTCGTCGTGGCACACGCAGCGGCACACGGACTGGCCTACTCCGCCGTCCGGTTCGGCAACGTGCTGGGCTCGAACGGCAGTGTGGTGCCGCTGTTCCGGCAGCAGATCGAGCAGGGCGGGCCGGTGACCGTCACCCACCCGGACATGCGCCGCTACTTCATGACCATCCCCGAGGCGGTCGAACTGGTGCTGCAGGCCTCCATCATGGGGGAGGGGGGCGACATCTTCGTCCTCGACATGGGCGAGCAGATCAAGATCGTCGACATGGCCCGGGACCTCATCCGCCTGTCCGGCAAGCGGGTCGGCGAGGACATCGAGATCCAGTTCGTCGGCCTTCGGCCGGGCGAGAAGATGTTCGAGGAGTTGGGGCTCGGCAGTGAGCAGATGACCCCGACGGGCCACAGCAAGGTATTCCGCTGGACCGGAGAGGCTGCGGAGGTCAGACCGGAGGTGCTGGACGGGGCGATCGACACGTTCGACCTCGGTCGGGTGCGGGAGGGACTGCCGGCGCTGGTGCCCGAGTTCGTGACGGATGACGGGCCTCGTAGTGAGGACACTGGCACAGACGGGGAGCACACCTCCTCCGGCCCGACCGTGACGGTCTCCCTGCCACGCGAGCCCTCGGGACGTCGGTAG